The Yoonia sp. SS1-5 genome contains a region encoding:
- a CDS encoding aspartate/glutamate racemase family protein translates to MLDSRFPRIPGDMGNPQTWDFPVRYQVVQGASPDKVVRQGATGTQAAFIKGAKALVAAGVDGITTTCGFLSLFQDQLSAAVGVPVASSSLMQVAMVNATLPPGKRAGILTISGSSLQKTHLAAANVPANTPIGSTAGGQEFTRAILTDAPTLDVPLARADNVAAARALVADHPDIGALVLECTNMTPYAPDIRQATGLPVYSVVSFINWFQAGLAPKNYAGRTD, encoded by the coding sequence ATGCTGGACAGTCGGTTCCCGCGGATCCCCGGTGATATGGGGAATCCGCAGACATGGGATTTCCCGGTCCGCTACCAGGTCGTGCAAGGCGCATCGCCTGACAAAGTGGTCCGGCAGGGGGCGACGGGGACGCAGGCCGCATTCATCAAGGGCGCAAAGGCGCTGGTTGCTGCCGGGGTAGATGGCATTACGACGACCTGCGGGTTCCTGTCTCTTTTTCAGGACCAGCTTTCTGCGGCTGTTGGCGTGCCGGTCGCAAGCTCGTCCCTGATGCAGGTCGCCATGGTCAACGCGACATTGCCGCCGGGCAAGCGTGCGGGCATTCTGACGATCTCGGGAAGTAGCTTGCAAAAAACCCATCTGGCCGCCGCAAACGTGCCCGCAAATACGCCCATCGGATCGACAGCGGGCGGGCAGGAATTCACCCGGGCCATATTGACCGACGCCCCCACGCTGGATGTGCCCCTTGCGCGGGCAGACAATGTCGCGGCTGCGCGGGCACTTGTTGCCGATCATCCTGACATTGGCGCACTGGTGCTGGAATGCACGAATATGACGCCATATGCCCCTGATATCAGGCAGGCGACCGGGTTGCCGGTTTATTCGGTTGTCAGCTTTATCAACTGGTTTCAGGCCGGGCTTGCGCCAAAAAACTACGCGGGCCGTACCGATTAG
- a CDS encoding FAD-dependent oxidoreductase: MTHTKKVAVIGAGIVGVATAIWLQRDGYQVTLIDKQGPAAGTSFGNGGVLASCAAVPVTGPGLIRKAPRMLLDPAQPLFLKWRYLPRLLPWLTRYLRHANAADTRRIAKAIAGVTTDSLAEHQSLADGTIAARWIIPSDYIYAYKDQAAFAADSFAWDIRQALGFRWDLWDSAAFSAYDPVFSPDLGFAVCMGNHGRIADPGAYVKDLARHFERQGGTLHIGAVTDILRTAGDVSGVQVDGTVIPCDIAVLTAGVWSKTLAAALGLHIPMETERGYHLDLWAPSVMPKAPVMIAGGKFVATPMDGRLRLAGIVEFGGLDAAPSRPPFALLKRNIRKAIPGLTWDHATEWMGHRPAPADSIPVIGEVPGIKGVYAGFGHHHIGLTSGPKTGRLLAQIVAGKKPNLDLSAYSPARYASDGQQDPDVKLGD; encoded by the coding sequence ATGACGCATACCAAAAAGGTCGCGGTGATCGGCGCAGGCATTGTTGGTGTGGCCACGGCCATCTGGCTGCAACGGGATGGCTATCAGGTGACGCTGATTGACAAACAGGGCCCCGCCGCCGGCACAAGTTTCGGCAATGGCGGGGTGCTGGCCTCTTGCGCCGCTGTTCCCGTGACCGGGCCCGGCCTGATCCGCAAGGCCCCGCGCATGCTGCTGGACCCGGCACAGCCGCTATTTCTGAAATGGCGCTATCTGCCGCGCCTGCTGCCATGGCTGACCCGCTACCTCAGACACGCCAATGCGGCCGATACCAGACGGATCGCAAAGGCAATTGCCGGGGTCACAACTGACAGCCTGGCAGAACATCAGTCCCTTGCAGACGGAACCATCGCAGCCCGATGGATCATCCCGTCAGACTATATCTACGCCTACAAGGATCAGGCGGCCTTTGCCGCCGACAGCTTTGCCTGGGATATCCGGCAGGCCCTCGGGTTTCGCTGGGATTTATGGGATAGCGCGGCCTTTTCTGCCTATGACCCGGTCTTTTCGCCTGACCTGGGCTTTGCCGTGTGCATGGGCAATCACGGGCGCATCGCGGACCCCGGTGCTTATGTCAAAGATCTCGCCCGGCATTTTGAACGGCAGGGCGGGACGCTGCATATTGGCGCCGTGACAGATATCCTGCGCACCGCCGGCGACGTTTCAGGCGTGCAGGTGGATGGCACGGTGATCCCTTGTGACATTGCGGTGCTGACGGCGGGGGTCTGGTCGAAAACGCTTGCAGCGGCGCTGGGGCTGCACATTCCCATGGAAACCGAGCGCGGCTATCATCTGGATCTTTGGGCGCCATCTGTCATGCCCAAAGCCCCGGTGATGATCGCGGGTGGCAAATTTGTCGCCACCCCCATGGATGGCCGGTTGCGACTGGCCGGCATTGTGGAATTTGGCGGCCTTGATGCGGCGCCATCGCGACCGCCTTTTGCACTTCTCAAGCGGAATATCCGCAAGGCCATTCCGGGGCTGACCTGGGACCATGCAACCGAATGGATGGGGCATCGCCCGGCCCCCGCGGATTCCATTCCGGTTATCGGCGAGGTCCCGGGGATCAAGGGCGTCTATGCCGGATTTGGCCATCACCATATTGGCCTGACAAGTGGACCAAAGACAGGACGGCTGCTGGCCCAGATAGTCGCGGGCAAAAAACCAAACCTTGACCTCAGCGCCTATTCGCCCGCACGCTATGCCAGTGATGGGCAACAAGACCCTGACGTGAAACTGGGAGACTGA
- a CDS encoding TRAP transporter substrate-binding protein: MKRLTSLMMATALTASATLPALADGHAQTWDMPMAYAASNFHSENGVKFADCVREGTGGAIDITVHPGGSLFKGADIKRAVQTGQVPIGERLLSGHQNENAVFGFDNVPFLATSFDDAEKLNAAAAPKIAEILAEQNLTVLYSVPWPPQGLYFNKEVNAVADMEGLKFRSYNNATSRFAELTGMLPVTIEAAEISQAFATGVAEAMISSGATGYDRKVWESLSHFYEVNGWLPRNYVMVNNDAWAEVSEENQTAIMACAETAAADGLQASKDYTQFTMDGLAEGGMTVGPAGDALVEELKAIGETMTAEWLENAGADGQAIVDAFKAAQ; the protein is encoded by the coding sequence ATGAAAAGACTAACAAGCCTGATGATGGCAACGGCATTGACCGCAAGTGCGACCCTGCCCGCCCTCGCTGACGGACACGCACAGACCTGGGATATGCCCATGGCGTATGCGGCCAGCAACTTTCATTCCGAAAACGGCGTGAAGTTCGCCGATTGCGTCCGCGAAGGCACCGGGGGTGCGATTGATATCACGGTGCATCCGGGCGGGTCATTGTTCAAAGGTGCGGATATCAAGCGGGCCGTTCAGACCGGTCAGGTCCCGATCGGCGAGCGGCTGCTGTCAGGTCACCAGAACGAAAACGCGGTCTTTGGCTTTGACAATGTCCCGTTTCTGGCCACCTCATTTGACGACGCGGAAAAGCTGAACGCCGCCGCCGCCCCCAAGATCGCCGAGATTCTCGCCGAACAGAACCTGACTGTGCTGTATTCCGTCCCATGGCCGCCGCAGGGCCTCTATTTCAACAAAGAGGTGAACGCGGTTGCGGATATGGAGGGGCTGAAATTCCGGTCCTACAACAATGCGACCTCCCGCTTTGCGGAACTGACAGGGATGTTGCCTGTGACGATTGAGGCCGCTGAAATCAGCCAGGCTTTTGCAACCGGCGTGGCCGAGGCGATGATCTCGTCAGGTGCGACCGGATATGACCGCAAGGTCTGGGAATCATTGTCTCATTTCTACGAGGTCAATGGCTGGCTGCCGCGCAACTATGTCATGGTTAACAATGACGCCTGGGCTGAAGTGTCCGAGGAAAATCAGACCGCGATCATGGCCTGTGCCGAAACCGCCGCAGCCGACGGTTTGCAAGCGTCCAAGGACTATACCCAGTTCACCATGGATGGACTGGCAGAAGGTGGCATGACTGTCGGGCCGGCAGGTGATGCGCTGGTCGAAGAACTGAAAGCAATCGGCGAGACGATGACAGCCGAATGGCTGGAAAATGCGGGCGCCGATGGTCAGGCCATCGTGGACGCGTTCAAAGCCGCGCAGTAA
- a CDS encoding TRAP transporter small permease, with amino-acid sequence MGIVRRTLDGMYTVSGVLAGLCLIAILCLIIIQMLARWTGEVFPGAPDYAGYAMAAASFLAFANALNKGSHIRVSIVLNAVGPRARLWLEIWCFAIGAATAWYVSYYSYRMLGFAIKFNDVSQGQDATPLWIPQSAMLVGMIILAIALTDNLLTLLTTGQHRIIRDVTDTQAE; translated from the coding sequence ATGGGTATCGTCCGACGGACGCTGGATGGGATGTACACGGTTTCCGGGGTCCTTGCCGGGCTTTGCCTGATCGCGATCCTGTGCCTTATCATCATCCAGATGCTGGCCCGCTGGACCGGCGAGGTATTCCCCGGAGCCCCGGATTATGCAGGCTATGCGATGGCGGCTGCGTCTTTTCTGGCCTTTGCCAACGCGTTGAACAAGGGCAGCCATATCCGGGTCTCTATCGTTTTGAATGCGGTTGGCCCGCGCGCCCGGCTGTGGCTGGAAATCTGGTGTTTTGCCATCGGGGCGGCGACAGCCTGGTATGTCAGCTATTACAGCTACCGGATGCTGGGCTTTGCCATCAAATTCAATGATGTCAGTCAGGGGCAGGACGCAACACCACTTTGGATACCGCAATCGGCCATGCTGGTGGGCATGATTATTCTGGCCATCGCCCTGACCGACAATTTGCTGACGCTTTTGACCACCGGCCAACATCGCATCATCCGCGATGTGACCGATACGCAGGCGGAGTAG
- a CDS encoding TRAP transporter large permease subunit, with amino-acid sequence MDQAYVIILFLFVLFTLLGSGVWVGLALMGVAYVGMELFASGPTGDRMVTTIWSASSSWTLTALPLFIWMGEVLFRTRLSQDMFQGLAPWMARLPGGLVHTNIVGCTVFAAVSGSSAATLTTVGKMSIPELRKRQYPEHMVIGTLAGAATLGLMIPPSLTLIVYGVSINESIIKLFFAGIVPGLVLAAMFMAYAGLYSVFGKDWRPLQETGLSLAEKLKNSRFLIPVMLLISVVIGSMFLGYATATEAAAIGVVGSLVLAALQGSLSWATFTQSLMGATRTSAMIALILAGAAFLSLAMGFTGLPRGLADLIAGWELSRFELLMALLVFYIILGCFLDGISSVVLTMAVVEPMVREAGIDMIWFGIFIVVVVEMAQITPPIGFNLFVLQGMTDHEMGYIAKAAIPMFLIMVLMVFVLILFPDLATWLPDYVRNSPGG; translated from the coding sequence ATGGACCAGGCATATGTGATTATCCTTTTTCTGTTCGTGCTGTTTACCTTGCTGGGTTCAGGCGTCTGGGTCGGTCTGGCGCTGATGGGCGTTGCCTATGTGGGGATGGAGCTGTTCGCATCAGGCCCAACCGGCGACCGTATGGTCACCACGATCTGGAGCGCATCATCCAGCTGGACCCTGACCGCCCTGCCCTTGTTCATCTGGATGGGCGAGGTTTTGTTTCGCACCCGATTGTCGCAGGACATGTTTCAGGGGCTCGCACCATGGATGGCCCGGCTTCCGGGGGGATTGGTCCATACCAATATCGTCGGATGCACGGTTTTTGCCGCTGTCTCGGGGTCCTCGGCGGCGACGCTGACAACGGTCGGCAAAATGTCGATCCCGGAACTGCGCAAGCGGCAATATCCCGAACATATGGTCATCGGCACCCTGGCAGGTGCGGCTACATTGGGCCTGATGATCCCACCCTCGCTGACATTGATCGTCTATGGCGTGTCGATCAACGAAAGCATCATCAAGCTGTTCTTTGCGGGGATCGTTCCCGGGCTGGTACTGGCCGCGATGTTCATGGCCTATGCGGGGCTTTATTCGGTATTCGGCAAGGATTGGCGGCCGCTGCAGGAAACCGGGCTAAGCCTTGCCGAAAAGCTGAAAAACTCGCGTTTCCTTATCCCCGTCATGCTGCTGATCAGTGTGGTCATCGGCTCGATGTTTCTGGGCTATGCCACCGCGACCGAGGCAGCGGCCATCGGCGTTGTTGGCTCACTGGTTCTGGCGGCCTTACAAGGGTCACTGTCCTGGGCCACATTCACGCAAAGCCTGATGGGTGCCACCCGGACCTCGGCCATGATTGCGCTGATCCTTGCGGGGGCTGCGTTCCTGTCGCTGGCGATGGGCTTTACCGGACTGCCCCGGGGCCTTGCGGATCTGATCGCCGGATGGGAGTTGTCGCGGTTCGAATTGTTGATGGCGCTGCTGGTCTTCTACATCATTCTGGGCTGCTTTCTTGACGGGATTTCGTCCGTGGTTCTGACCATGGCCGTTGTCGAGCCCATGGTCCGCGAGGCCGGGATTGATATGATCTGGTTCGGTATCTTCATCGTGGTGGTTGTCGAAATGGCACAGATCACACCACCGATCGGGTTCAACCTGTTTGTGCTGCAGGGCATGACGGATCACGAAATGGGATATATCGCCAAGGCGGCGATCCCGATGTTCCTGATCATGGTGTTGATGGTGTTTGTGCTGATCCTGTTCCCGGATCTGGCGACCTGGCTGCCGGACTATGTGCGCAACAGCCCGGGCGGCTGA
- a CDS encoding copper chaperone PCu(A)C, with product MRLFGSLVAAATMAASTLSAHEFKLGDLVVDHPYSFETTKTAMAGAGYLTITNTGTEADRLIGVEAAFDRVMIHKTEVNAEGVATMPHQDGGIEIAAGETVTLAPGGLHVMFMGLGGDPFEEGESFDATLTFEKAGTLEIIFNVETRDAATEEVDHSQHGSDS from the coding sequence ATGCGCCTCTTTGGGTCACTTGTTGCTGCGGCAACCATGGCAGCAAGCACATTGTCCGCCCATGAATTCAAGCTTGGTGATCTGGTCGTTGATCACCCCTACAGCTTTGAAACCACGAAGACAGCGATGGCCGGTGCGGGATATCTGACGATCACCAATACCGGTACCGAGGCTGATCGGTTGATCGGCGTCGAGGCTGCTTTTGATCGGGTGATGATCCACAAGACCGAAGTGAACGCAGAAGGCGTCGCGACCATGCCCCATCAGGACGGCGGTATTGAGATCGCAGCAGGCGAAACCGTGACGTTGGCACCTGGCGGGCTGCATGTGATGTTTATGGGGCTTGGCGGCGATCCGTTCGAGGAAGGCGAAAGCTTTGACGCGACCCTGACCTTTGAAAAGGCGGGGACACTCGAGATCATCTTTAACGTCGAAACCCGCGACGCCGCGACCGAGGAAGTGGACCATTCCCAACACGGCAGCGATAGCTGA
- the ccoS gene encoding cbb3-type cytochrome oxidase assembly protein CcoS → MNVLVVLIPVSLILGGLGLAAFLWTVRSDQYDDEKGNAARILLDD, encoded by the coding sequence ATGAATGTCCTTGTTGTGTTGATCCCGGTATCCCTGATCCTTGGGGGCCTGGGGCTTGCCGCCTTTTTGTGGACGGTCCGGTCTGATCAATATGACGATGAGAAAGGAAATGCCGCCCGGATCCTGCTGGACGATTGA
- a CDS encoding heavy metal translocating P-type ATPase, which yields MTTACPACATAPLAQEIAYGPALQFSVPSIHCAACIGKIERAMMGVRGLQTARVNLSLKRLSVTGPVDPDHIAELLTDLGFEAYPLDQAALGKARDEAGRILLTRMAVAGFAMMNVMLLSVAVWSGAADATRDLFHLISACITLPVIAYSGQPFFQNAWSALRVRRLNMDVPISLAIILAAGMSLFEALNGGAHAYFDAALSLTFFLLIGRYLDHQTRSTARSAAKELTALEVHTAERLQNGKAVTVPVADIAPGDRLLVPTGARIPVDGRLLSHAALLDRAFLTGESAAVSAKAGEHLQAGEINLAAPITLQALAVGEDTTLRRMAKLVETAENGRNSYTALADRAAQIYAPAVHLLALFAFLGWVLGTGDIRQALNVAIAVLIITCPCALGLAVPSVTTAAVSRLFGAGFLVKHATALERLAEIDHVVFDKTGTLTKPGVAELSGLTDAEKAVGLALAQASHHPLARAFAQSLADICPAAVSDIAEIPGQGVSGKWRGQKVMLGRGPWLGAGFDRLGLRIGEGAAVPLAAPEALRPGVQAALAGLQLPGEIVTGDAAGPAHRIATAVGLPVIHGARPHDKLAHLKALAKAGHHVLMVGDGLNDTAALAAAHASIAPATALDASRSASDVVALKDDFAALPMVLRIARATQRLSKQNFAIAAIYNLIAVPIALAGLATPLAAALAMSASSLTVLANSQRMRWVK from the coding sequence ATGACCACCGCTTGTCCCGCCTGCGCGACCGCGCCGCTTGCGCAGGAAATTGCGTATGGCCCTGCCCTGCAATTCTCGGTGCCGAGCATTCATTGCGCGGCCTGCATCGGCAAGATCGAACGCGCCATGATGGGCGTGCGGGGCTTGCAGACGGCCAGGGTCAATCTCTCGCTCAAACGTCTGTCGGTGACCGGTCCGGTCGATCCGGATCATATTGCCGAATTGCTGACCGATCTGGGTTTTGAAGCCTATCCGCTGGATCAGGCCGCCCTTGGCAAGGCCCGTGACGAGGCGGGCCGTATCCTTCTGACCCGCATGGCTGTCGCCGGTTTTGCGATGATGAATGTCATGCTGTTATCGGTTGCCGTCTGGTCGGGTGCGGCGGATGCGACGCGCGATCTGTTTCATCTGATCTCGGCGTGCATCACATTGCCGGTGATTGCCTATTCCGGTCAGCCGTTCTTTCAGAATGCGTGGTCGGCGCTACGGGTGCGGCGCCTGAACATGGATGTTCCGATTTCGCTGGCCATCATACTGGCCGCAGGCATGTCGCTGTTCGAGGCTTTGAACGGCGGCGCGCATGCCTATTTCGATGCGGCCCTTTCGCTGACCTTCTTTTTGTTGATCGGCCGCTATCTTGACCATCAGACCCGCAGCACCGCCCGGTCCGCAGCCAAGGAACTGACAGCGCTAGAGGTCCACACGGCCGAACGCCTGCAAAACGGCAAGGCCGTGACGGTACCTGTTGCGGATATTGCCCCAGGTGATCGGCTTTTGGTCCCCACAGGGGCGCGCATCCCTGTAGATGGTCGGCTGTTGTCGCATGCCGCCCTGCTGGACCGGGCTTTCCTGACTGGCGAGAGTGCGGCCGTATCTGCAAAGGCCGGCGAACATCTGCAGGCGGGCGAGATCAATCTTGCAGCCCCGATCACCCTGCAGGCCTTGGCCGTGGGCGAGGATACGACCCTGCGCCGCATGGCCAAACTGGTCGAGACGGCGGAAAACGGGCGCAACAGCTATACGGCATTGGCAGACCGAGCGGCGCAGATTTATGCCCCTGCCGTGCATCTTTTGGCCCTGTTTGCATTTCTGGGCTGGGTCCTTGGGACCGGCGATATCCGTCAGGCACTGAATGTGGCGATTGCCGTGTTGATTATCACCTGCCCATGCGCGCTTGGCCTTGCGGTTCCGTCTGTGACCACTGCTGCGGTCAGCCGGTTGTTCGGGGCCGGGTTTCTGGTGAAACACGCCACGGCGCTGGAACGTCTGGCCGAGATTGATCACGTCGTGTTTGACAAGACAGGCACGCTGACCAAACCGGGGGTTGCCGAGCTGTCGGGCCTGACTGACGCTGAAAAGGCAGTTGGTCTGGCACTGGCGCAGGCGTCGCATCACCCGCTGGCCCGGGCCTTTGCGCAATCGCTGGCGGATATCTGCCCTGCGGCCGTGTCTGATATTGCGGAAATCCCGGGGCAGGGGGTGTCCGGCAAATGGCGCGGCCAGAAGGTGATGCTGGGGCGTGGTCCATGGCTGGGTGCGGGGTTTGACAGGTTGGGCCTCAGGATCGGGGAGGGCGCGGCAGTGCCGCTTGCAGCACCTGAGGCGCTTCGCCCCGGGGTGCAGGCGGCATTGGCGGGGCTGCAACTGCCTGGAGAGATTGTGACGGGTGATGCGGCAGGTCCCGCGCATCGGATTGCCACGGCGGTGGGGCTGCCGGTGATCCATGGCGCCCGGCCTCACGACAAGTTGGCCCATCTCAAGGCGCTGGCCAAGGCGGGCCACCATGTTCTGATGGTCGGGGACGGTCTGAATGACACAGCCGCATTGGCCGCAGCACATGCATCCATCGCACCGGCAACCGCGCTGGATGCATCGCGCAGCGCGTCCGATGTTGTCGCGCTGAAAGATGATTTCGCAGCCTTGCCCATGGTGCTGCGCATCGCACGGGCCACGCAACGATTGTCCAAGCAGAATTTCGCGATTGCGGCAATCTACAACCTGATCGCGGTGCCGATTGCGCTTGCCGGTCTGGCAACACCGCTCGCCGCGGCCCTTGCGATGTCGGCATCATCGCTGACAGTGCTTGCAAATTCCCAACGGATGAGGTGGGTGAAATGA
- a CDS encoding FixH family protein, which translates to MTEIKGWHVFTGFSLAFGLIIAVNLTLAFNAVRTFPGLEVQNSYVASQAFDADRQAQLALDWTVAATLEGDMLVLRIIQDGKPIAPQIDAAVFGRATNVAQDQIPVFTFDGTAMTAPVVAGEGNWNLRIKARAADGTLFQQRIIVRKRTS; encoded by the coding sequence ATGACAGAGATCAAAGGATGGCATGTATTCACCGGCTTTTCCCTCGCCTTCGGGCTGATCATCGCGGTGAACCTGACGCTTGCCTTCAACGCCGTTCGGACGTTTCCGGGGCTGGAGGTCCAGAATTCATATGTGGCCAGTCAGGCATTTGATGCGGACAGACAGGCGCAACTGGCGCTGGACTGGACGGTCGCGGCCACGCTGGAAGGTGACATGCTGGTTCTGCGCATTATTCAGGACGGCAAGCCAATCGCCCCGCAGATCGACGCGGCCGTGTTTGGGCGGGCCACGAATGTGGCACAGGACCAGATACCGGTTTTTACGTTTGACGGGACCGCCATGACTGCGCCCGTGGTGGCAGGCGAGGGGAACTGGAACCTGCGCATCAAGGCCCGGGCCGCGGATGGCACATTGTTCCAGCAACGCATCATTGTACGAAAGCGCACGTCATGA
- the ccoG gene encoding cytochrome c oxidase accessory protein CcoG yields the protein MDTPSLYAAREPIFPRRVSGKFRQLKWWIMAITLGIYYLTPWIRWDRGPNLPDQAVLVDLASRRFYFFWIEIWPHEFYFVAGLLIMAGLGLFLFTSALGRVWCGYTCPQTVWTDLFILVERWIEGDRNARLRLHRAGWDVRKWRLRITKWVVWLLIGLATGGAWVFYFTDAPTLLGDLLSFSAHPVAYATIAVLTATTFVFGGFMREQVCIYMCPWPRIQAAMMDSDTITVAYREWRGEPRGKKGTDGAGDCIDCMACVNVCPVGIDIRDGQQMECITCALCIDACDDIMAKIGKPRGLVDYLALSDEPAERAGQAPKPVWRHILRPRTILYTAMWSLIGLGLVYALFIRSDIELTVSPVRNPTYVVQSDGAIRNIYDVRLRNKLGEDRAFRLSLTSDEVLRIDLDDRARNLTLTVPADSTVLQRVYVTARPQDPAAGIDRTDLRLWVEDLGSGDRASRATTFSGKVTP from the coding sequence ATGGATACACCCAGCCTTTATGCGGCCCGCGAGCCGATTTTCCCGCGTCGGGTTTCCGGAAAGTTCCGGCAACTCAAATGGTGGATCATGGCCATCACGCTGGGGATTTACTACCTCACGCCCTGGATCCGTTGGGATCGCGGCCCGAACCTGCCGGATCAGGCTGTTCTGGTCGATCTTGCCAGCCGCCGGTTCTATTTTTTCTGGATCGAGATCTGGCCGCATGAATTCTATTTTGTGGCCGGTTTGCTGATCATGGCGGGGCTTGGCCTGTTCCTGTTCACCTCGGCGCTTGGCCGGGTCTGGTGCGGATATACCTGCCCGCAGACCGTCTGGACGGATCTGTTCATTCTTGTCGAACGCTGGATCGAGGGGGACCGCAATGCACGATTGCGCCTGCATCGCGCGGGGTGGGATGTCCGCAAGTGGCGGTTGCGGATCACAAAATGGGTTGTCTGGCTGCTGATCGGGCTGGCGACCGGCGGGGCCTGGGTGTTTTATTTTACCGACGCGCCTACATTGCTTGGCGATCTGCTAAGCTTTTCGGCACATCCGGTCGCCTATGCAACCATCGCCGTTCTGACCGCCACAACCTTTGTCTTTGGCGGCTTCATGCGCGAGCAGGTCTGCATCTACATGTGCCCCTGGCCGCGCATTCAGGCCGCGATGATGGATAGCGATACGATCACCGTGGCTTACCGGGAATGGCGGGGCGAGCCGCGTGGCAAAAAAGGGACCGATGGGGCAGGGGATTGCATTGATTGCATGGCATGCGTGAATGTCTGCCCCGTCGGTATCGACATTCGCGATGGCCAGCAGATGGAATGCATCACCTGTGCCCTGTGTATCGACGCCTGCGACGACATCATGGCCAAGATCGGCAAGCCGCGCGGTCTGGTGGATTATCTTGCCCTGTCCGACGAACCTGCCGAACGGGCCGGGCAAGCCCCCAAACCCGTCTGGCGGCATATCCTGCGACCGCGCACAATTCTGTACACCGCCATGTGGTCCCTTATCGGGCTTGGACTGGTTTATGCACTGTTCATCCGCTCTGATATTGAATTGACGGTCAGTCCGGTCCGCAACCCGACCTATGTCGTCCAATCAGACGGGGCGATCCGCAACATCTATGACGTGCGCCTGCGCAACAAACTGGGCGAGGACCGAGCGTTCCGGCTAAGCCTGACAAGCGATGAGGTTCTGCGCATTGATCTGGATGATCGCGCGCGCAATCTGACCCTGACAGTGCCAGCCGATAGCACGGTATTACAACGTGTCTACGTCACCGCCCGCCCGCAAGACCCCGCCGCTGGCATTGACCGGACGGATCTGCGGCTCTGGGTCGAGGATCTGGGCAGCGGCGACCGCGCAAGCCGCGCCACCACATTCAGCGGAAAGGTTACCCCATGA
- the ccoP gene encoding cytochrome-c oxidase, cbb3-type subunit III yields MSDKKIDETTGIETTGHSWDGIQELNNPLPRWWLWTLYATIFWGIAYTIAYPAWPLISGATSGVLGYATRAEVAEQITAHQAQNAELASALVAAELTELAPGDDLHRYATARGGAVFRAQCSQCHGSGAAGATGYPNLLDNDWLWGGDIDNIVWTIAHGVRNETDPDARYSEMPAFADILEADEIDAVVEYVLSLSKPDRDPVLAEAGNTVFLDNCASCHGDMAEGNRDLGAPNLADAIWLYGDSPEAVAYTVRNARYGVMPAWGQRLSDADIRAVSVYVHSLGGGE; encoded by the coding sequence ATGTCTGACAAAAAGATTGATGAAACAACCGGCATCGAAACCACGGGTCACAGCTGGGACGGCATTCAGGAACTGAACAACCCCTTGCCGCGCTGGTGGCTCTGGACCCTTTACGCCACGATTTTCTGGGGCATTGCCTACACGATAGCCTATCCTGCCTGGCCGCTGATCTCGGGGGCGACGTCGGGTGTGCTTGGCTATGCGACCCGGGCCGAAGTGGCCGAACAGATCACCGCACACCAGGCGCAGAACGCCGAATTGGCATCTGCGCTGGTCGCGGCAGAGCTGACCGAATTGGCGCCGGGTGATGATCTGCACCGCTACGCAACTGCCCGTGGCGGGGCGGTCTTTCGCGCCCAATGCAGCCAGTGCCATGGGTCCGGGGCCGCGGGGGCCACTGGCTATCCCAACCTGCTGGACAACGACTGGCTATGGGGCGGGGATATCGACAATATCGTCTGGACAATTGCCCATGGCGTCCGCAACGAGACTGATCCCGACGCGCGCTATTCCGAGATGCCCGCATTTGCGGACATCCTGGAAGCGGATGAGATTGACGCCGTCGTCGAATATGTCCTGAGCCTGTCAAAACCGGATCGCGACCCGGTTCTTGCTGAGGCCGGAAATACGGTTTTTCTGGATAATTGCGCATCCTGTCATGGCGACATGGCCGAGGGGAACAGGGATCTGGGCGCCCCCAACCTTGCGGATGCGATATGGCTTTATGGTGATAGCCCCGAGGCGGTCGCATATACGGTGCGTAATGCCCGCTACGGTGTCATGCCCGCATGGGGCCAGCGGCTGAGTGATGCCGATATCCGTGCAGTTTCTGTCTATGTTCACAGCCTGGGTGGTGGTGAATAA
- a CDS encoding cbb3-type cytochrome c oxidase subunit 3: protein MMDTYSFLRQLADSWGLLAMFLFFCGVAIWAFLPSQSKSREDARMIPFRNDSPKTSCAGTCETCACNALAGKLKGQFDV from the coding sequence ATGATGGACACCTATTCATTCTTGCGGCAACTGGCCGACAGCTGGGGTTTGCTGGCCATGTTTCTGTTCTTTTGTGGCGTGGCGATCTGGGCCTTTCTGCCCAGCCAAAGCAAATCGCGCGAAGATGCGCGGATGATCCCGTTTCGAAACGACAGCCCAAAGACGTCCTGCGCCGGCACATGTGAAACCTGCGCCTGCAATGCGCTTGCGGGCAAATTGAAGGGCCAGTTTGATGTCTGA